One genomic window of Mercenaria mercenaria strain notata chromosome 2, MADL_Memer_1, whole genome shotgun sequence includes the following:
- the LOC123563761 gene encoding uncharacterized protein LOC123563761, whose amino-acid sequence MCITLSGVFVTILFSSQLTTAESGLDTKYGHFQVLQKQNHPGLRKCADAIMKKNEYVGGRVSQLTSECHGLSYSWGLNQTMKSGYAYLKKTFVQENFQPALKVECEPVTWTIPGVFSPGAKLDVLISLPGHDAFGGGVVFILTETIGDFTDKSTTLTFKLEGRSAYLSENNTKRDLCADPLGQIYIWPVSKLAKGMCKISFLAHTDSVTILADDEVFHTYRSKRVLDTKRQISINELPTKSDVFLHRIQFTAN is encoded by the exons ATGTGTATAACACTGAGTGGAGTGTTTGTAACAATACTCTTTTCAAGCCAATTGACAACTGCAGAGTCTGGCCTTGACACAAAATATGGGCATTTTCAAGTGTTACAGAAACAAAACCATCCGGGTTTAAGAAAGTGCGCTGATGCCATTATGAAGAAG AATGAGTATGTTGGTGGACGTGTGTCTCAGCTGACAAGTGAATGCCATGGCTTATCATATTCCTGGGGTTTGAATCAAACAATGAAGAGTGGATATGCATATTTGAAGAAGACGTTCGTCCAGGAAAACTTTCAACCAGCG CTCAAGGTTGAATGTGAACCAGTAACATGGACGATTCCTGGTGTATTTAGTCCTGGAGCAAAATTGGATGTGCTTATCTCGTTGCCAGGTCATGATGCGTTCGGCGGAGG GGTAGTATTTATTCTGACAGAGACTATTGGGGACTTCACAGACAAAAGTACCACACTGACGTTCAA acTTGAAGGTAGATCAGCCTACCTTTCCGAAAACAACACCAAAAGAGACCTGTGTGCAGATCCGCTTGGACAGATCTATATCTGGCCTGTATCAAAACTTGCAAAAGGAATgtgtaaaatttcttttcttgCCCACACTGACTCAGTTACG ATACTAGCTGATGACGAAGTGTTCCACACGTACAGATCAAAGCGTGTTCTGGACACCAAAAGGCAGATCTCTATTAACGAGTTGCCCACTAAATCAGATGTCTTTCTTCACCGTATCCAATTTACAGCAAACTGA